The DNA window GCGGCTCCAGGGTCTGGGTAGCGCCTTCTGCCCAGATCATCGGCCGCTCGAACACCAGCTTGCCGTCGACCTTGAACTGCGGCAATACGCGGTTGACCGAATCGTCAAGATCCGGCGCGGCGGCGCCTTTGCGGCTCTGGTAGTTGGCGGCGAAACCGTCAGGAATATCCTGCTGGTAGTGGGTCGCCATCACCTTGGCTTCGGTGTTCAGGCTGGCCCAGCCGTTGGTTAGCGGCAGGTTGAGCGTCGGTTCCATATGCAGACGGGTGGCGTCCGGGCTATACGGGTTGACGCTGGTGAACTTGGCCGCCTGGCCGTAGATATGGAAATCGAACGGGCCGAGGTCGTTCTTGTAGTAGTTCAGGTCCAGCTGCGGCTGCACCTTGTAGGTCTGCGACCAGGTACGATCGGTATTGTCGAAGATCTGGAACTGCTTGGAGCTCAGCGTGGCGTTCCAGTTCTCGTTGGCGTAGCCGAGGCTGAATTTTTGCGTGGCGTAGCCGTCGGTGGTGGACCCGTACTTGGAGTCCAGATCGGTGAAGTATTTGTAATCGCTGACCTTGGTGTAGTCGACGTTGAAGCGCCACACCTGGTCCATGACACCGTTGTGGTTCCAGTAGAACAGCCAGCGTTTGCTGTCGTCATTGTCTTTGCCGTATTCCCGATCTTTCGGCAGCCAGTCCAACTCCATCAGGCCGAGACCCGGCTGCACCAGGTAGCGGAATTCGGTCTGCCACTGCAGGCCGCGCTTGGACATATAGTGCGGCGTGATGGTGGCGTCGTAGTTCGGCGCGATGTTCCAGTAGTACGGCAACATGAATTCGAAGCCGTTGTTGCTGCCGTACTTGGCGTTCGGGATCAGGAAGCCGGAGCGGCGCTTGTCGCCGACCGGCAGCTGCAGATACGGGCTGTAGAACACCGGCACGCCGCCGATGCGGAAGCGGGCGTTCCACACTTCTGCCACTTGTTCTTCACGATCGTGGATCACTTCGGAGCCGACTACGCTCCAGCTGTCGTCACCTGGCAGACAGGAGGTAAAGGTGCCGTTTTCCAGAATGGTGTAACGGTTGGCGCCGCGCATTTTCATCTTGTCGGCGTCGCCGCGCCCCTGACGACCTACCATCTGGTAGTCGCCCTCATAGACGTCGGTATCTTTGGTGTTCAGGTTCGACCAGGCCTTCGGGCCTTTCAGTTTGATCTGATTGTCGCTGTAGTGCACGTCACCGGTGGCCGTGACGGTGCGCACGGGCTCCGTCTGACCCGGGTTTTGCGTCTGGTTCAGCTCAACTTCTTTGGCGGTCAGGGTGCTGTTGCCCTGCTCGACACGCACGTTGCCGCTGAACAGGGCGCTTTTCGGGTAGTCGGCGCGCGAGTCGTCGGCATTGATGGTCACAGGCTGGCTGTTTGGATCGCCGCTGACCAAAGGCTTGTCGTAAACGGGAACGCCAAGCATGCATTGCTCGGCCAGATCAGCCAGCGCATGCTGACTGTAGAGTGCCGTCCAAATCATCGTGGCCAGCAGGGTTGGGAAACTTTTTTTCATACGCGGTTTTGGTGTTCCGTCATCAGAGGCGTCGTGTCCGGCAAACGGTCAGAGACTATATTACTCATCTGCGTTGCGCTAGTGCTAAATCCAGCCGTTTACTTGCGTCGTCGTTAGGCGCAAAGATAAATGACAGGTATGATAATCCAAATTCTGGGAAAAATCGCCTGCGCCCTTTCCTGAAACGGAGGAGAGCGGGCGGCTTTCGGCATGATAATTGAGGAGTATATGCAGTATTGGGGAAAACTGCTCGGCGTCATCGTCGCCATCTGGTCTGGCGCGGGATTCTGGGGTGTAGTTCTGGGGCTGATTATCGGTCATATGATCGATACGGCGCGCAGCAACAAGCGCAGCCGGGGTTTTTTCACCGACCAGCAAACGCGGCAAACGCTGTTTTTCCGCACCACTTTTCAGGTGATGGGCCACCTGACCAAATCCAAAGGACGCGTCACCGAGGCGGATATCCAGATTGCCAGCCTGTTCATGGATCGCCTGCAGCTGCACGGCGAAGCGCGCACCGCGGCGCAGCAGGCGTTCCGCGAGGGCAAACAGAGCCAGTTCCCGCTGCGTGAGACGCTGCAGCAGTTCCGCAGCATCTGCTTTGGCCGCTTTGATTTGATTCGGATGTTTCTGGAAATTCAGATTCAGGCGGCGTTCGCCGACGGCTCGCTGCATCCGAATGAACGTCAGGTACTGTACGTCATCGCCGAAGAGCTGGGCATTTCGCGCGCGCAGTTCGATCAGTTCCTCAGCATGATGGAGGGGGGGCGCCAATTCGGCGGCGGTCAACAGGGCGGGTATTCGCAGGGCGGCTATCAGCAGGCTCAGCGCGGCCCGACGCTCGACGATGCGTGCAAGGTGCTCGGCGTGAACAGCAGCGACGATGCCGCCACCATCAAGCGCGCCTACCGTAAGCTGATGAGCGAACACCATCCGGATAAGCTGGTGGCGAAAGGCTTGCCGCCGCAGATGATGGAAATGGCCAAGCAAAAAGCGCAGGAGATTCAGGCTGCGTACGACCTGATCAAACGCGAGAAAGGTTTTAAATAGGCGATGAAAGCGGGCCCGGCATGCCGAGCCCGTTTAACATATGATTCAGAAATCCGGCTCGGCGCGAAAGTGCATCGGCGTCTGGAAGGCGGGATGGGTGATGCGCAACTCTTGCGCATGCAGCTGCAATCGCGGCGCCATCGCCTTGGCTTCCGGCGGGGCGTAGAAACCGTCGCCGAGTATCGGGTGCCCCAGCGCCAGCATGTGCACCCGCAGCTGATGTGAGCGGCCGGTGATCGGCGTCAGCTTCACGCGCGTGCTGCCATCGGCGTCGCGCGACAGCACCAGATACTCGGTTTGCGCCGCTTTGCCGGTGTCAAAACACACCTTTTGCAGCGGCCGATTCGGCCAGTCGCAGATCAGCGGCAAATCCACCAACCCCTCGTCATGTTCCATATGCCCCCAAACGCGGGCGATATAGGATTTCTTCGGTTCGCGTTCGCGGAACTGCCGCTTCAGCTCACGCTCGGCGGCCTTGTTGAGCGCCACCACGATCACCCCGCTGGTGGCCATGTCGAGCCGGTGCACCGATTCGGCGGCCGGATGATCGGCCTGAATGCGGGTCATCAGGCTGTCTTTGTTTTCCGGCGCGCGGCCGGGCACCGACAGCAAGCCGCTGGGCTTGTTGACCACCATGATGTGTTCATCCTGATACAGGATGTGCAGCGGGTCCTGCGGGGGATTATAGGGTTCCATCTTGGCTCCGCGAAAAGGGCCGAACGGGGAGGCGGCTGCCTCCCCGCGTCGCGCCGGTTACTGGTGGGTGACCACCACCAGACGAATGGCATCCAGGCGCCAGCCGGCTTCATTGAGGTTGGCCAGCACCTGACGGCGGTTGAACTCCAGCGTTTCGACTTCGTCGTCGCGAATGTTCGGGTTGACCGCTTTCAGCGCTTCCAGACGCGTCAGCTCGGCGCTCAGCTTGTCGTCCGCCTCTTGTTTGGCTTGCTCGATAAGCGTGCGCGCCTGTGCTTCGACCAGGCTTTCCGCCTGCTGCAGCATGGCGTGCACGTCTTGCTGCACGGCGTTGACCAGCTTGCTGGAGGTGTGGCGGTTGACCGCGTTCAACTGGCGGTTGAAGCTTTCGAACTCGACCTGCGCCGCCAGGTTGGTGCCCTTGCGATCCATCAGCATGCGGATCGGCGTCGGCGGCAGGAAGCGGGTCAGCTGCAGGTGCTTCGGCGCCTGGGCTTCCACCACGTACACCAGCTCAACCAGCAGGGTGCCGACCGGCAACGCTTTGTTTTTCAACAGGGACACCGCACAGCTGCCGGTATCGCCGGACAGGATCAGATCCAGGCCGTTGCGAATGATCGGGTGTTCCCAGCTGACGAACTGCGCGTCTTCGCGCGACAGCGCCTGATCGCGGTCGAAGGTGACGGTGCAGCCGTCCTGCGGCAGGCCCGGGAAGTCCGGCACCAGCATATGGTCGGACGGCGTCAGCACGATCAGGTTGTCGCTGCGGTCTTCCTGATTGATGCCGACGATGTCGAACAGGTTGAGCGCAAAGCCCACCAGGTTGACGTCGTTATCCTGCTCGGCGATGGCGGCGGCCAGCGCCTGGGCTTTATCGCCGCCGTTGGAGTGCATCTCCAGCAGGCGGTCGCGCCCCTGTTCCAACTGCGCTTTCAATTGATCGTGCTGTTGGCGGCAGGCGTGGATGAATTCGTCCAGCCCTTCCTGCTCGGTCGGCGCGGCCAGAAAACCGATCAACTGCTCATAGCAGCTGTCGTAGATGGTGCGGCCGGTCGGGCAGGTGTGCTCGAAGGCGTCCAGCCCTTCGTGGAACCAGCGGCCCAGCACCGCCTGCGCGGTGTGCTCCAGGTAAGGCACCATGATCTGGATGTCGTGCATCTGGCCTATACGGTCCAGACGGCCGATACGCTGCTCCAGCAGGTCCGGGTTGAACGGCAGATCGAACATCACCAGCTGGCTGGCGAACTGGAAGTTGCGGCCTTCGGAACCGATCTCGGAACACAGCAGCACCTGCGCGCCTTCCTCTTCGGAGGCGAAGTAGGCGGCGGCGCGGTCGCGCTCGATGATCGACAGCCCTTCGTGGAACACCGCGGCGCGGATCGCTTCACGTTCGCGCAGCACCTGCTCCAGCTGCAGCGCAGTGTCGGCCTTGGCGCAGATCACCAGCACTTTTTCGTTGCGGTTGGCCAGCAGGTAATCCAGCAGCCATTCGACGCGCGGGTCGAAGTTCCACCAGGTGGCGTTTTCGCCTTCGAATTCCTGGTAGATTTGCTCCGGGTACAGCATGTCGCGCGCACGGGCTTCGACGGACTTTTTAGCGCCCATGATGCCGGAGACTTTGATCGCGGTCTGATACTGGGTCGGCAACGGCAGCTTGATCTGGTGCAGGTTGCGGTGCGGGAAGCCCTTCACGCCGTTACGGGTGTTGCGGAACAGCACACGGCTGGTGCCGTGGCGATCCATCAGCATCGAAACCAGCTCCTGGCGCGCCTGCTCGGCGTTGTCGCCTTCGCTGTTGGCGGCTTTGAGCAGCGGCTCGATGTCCTGCTCGTCGATCAGCTCGCCCAGCAGGTTCAGCTTGTCGTCAGCCAGGCGCTCACCGCTCAGCAACAGGGTGACGGCGTCGGCCACCGGACGGTATTTCTGCTGCTCGGCGACGAACTCGCCGTAGTCGTGGAAACGGTTTGGATCGAGCAGGCGCAGGCGCGCAAAGTGGCTCTGTTGGCCGAGCTGTTCCGGGGTGGCGGTCAGCAGCAACACGCCGGGGATATGCTCGGCCAGCTGTTCGATCACCTGATATTCGCGGCTCGGCGCTTCTTCGCTCCAGGCCAGGTGGTGCGCTTCATCGACCACCAGCAGGTCCCACTGGGCGTCCGCCAGCTCTTCCAGACGCTGCTTGTTGCGGCGCACGAAGTCCAGCGAGCAGATCACCAGCTGTTCGGTCTCGAACGGGTTGCTGCTGTCGAGCTTGGCTTCGGCGTAGCGGCTGTCGTCAAACAGCGAGAAGTAGAGGTTGAAGCGGCGCATCATCTCCACCAGCCACTGGTGCTGCAGCGTTTCCGGCACCACGATCAGCACGCGCTCGGCGCGGCCCGCCAGCAGCTGCTGGTGGATGATCATGCCGGCTTCGATGGTTTTGCCGAGGCCGACTTCGTCCGCGAGCAGAACGCGCGGCGCATGGCGCTGGCCGACTTCATGGGCGATGTGCAGCTGGTGCGGGATCAGACTGGCGCGCATGCCGCGCAGGCCGGCGAACGGCAGGCGATACTGCTCGCTCTGGTATTTGCGCGCGCGAAAACGCAGCGCGAAACGGTCCATGCGGTCGATCTGGCCGGCGAACAGACGATCCTGCGGTTTGCTGAAGGTCAGTTTGCTGTCCAGCAGCACTTCGCGCATCGCCACGCCGCTTTCCTGGGTGTCCAGACGGGTGCCGATATAGGTCAACAGACCGTTTTCCTCTTTCACCTCTTCCACCTGCAGCTGCCAGCCCTCGTGGCTGCTGACGGTATCGCCCGGGTTGAACATCACGCGGGTGATCGGCGAATCGTTTCTGGCATAGAGGCGGTTTTCACCGGTGGCGGGGAAAAGCAGGGTAATCATGCGCGCATCCAGCGCCACGACGGTTCCCAATCCTAATTCGCTTTCCGTGTCGCTGATCCAGCGTTGACCAAGAGTAAAAGGCATATATTGTCGGCTCGATTCTTTGTAAGTAAGTCTTGTTACCGGGCGGGAAAGGCCGCGGCACCTGTACTGAACGTCAGCTAATCCCGGTTTGTTTTAAATTTGGCGGGCAATAGCCGTTCACGCCATGCAGACGTCGCGAGACGGCAGGGCTAAGCGTGGTTCAGTTTTGGGAAGGGCGCTATGGTAATGGAAGGCGGCGCGTTCGTCACCTGCAAAACCCGATGATTTTTCTTAACCTGGCGCAATCTCAAAACAGCCCCATTTGCCCGGTGACCAGCGTGGTGAAATCGTCGTGCAAGAAAGGGAGTATAGCGTCTGCCACCGGTTGCAGCTGACGTTCGAGGTAATGCTGATAGTCGATGGGCGAATGGCGGGTTTCCAGCGGTTCCGGCCCGGCCACGGTCATCACGTAGCTGATCCAGCCGCCGTTCTGATACTGCAGCGGCCGCCCTTGTTGGCGGTTGTAGTCGTCGGCGATGCGCGCGGCGCGGGCATGTGGCGGCACGTTGCGCTGATAGTCGTCGAGCTTTCTGCGCAGGCGTTTGCGGTACACCAGCTGATCGTCGAAGTCGCCGTTCAGGGTTTTGCCGACGTAGTCGCGCACATAGTCCTGATAGGGCTGCCGTTTGAAGATGCGCTGATAGAGCTGTTGCTGGAACTGCTGCGCCAGCGGCGTCCAGTCGGTGCGCACCGTTTCCAGCCCTTTGTACACCATCTCTTCCTCGCCGTCGGCGCGTGCGATCAGGCCGGCGTAGCGTTTTTTGCTGCCCTGTTCGGCGCCGCGAATGGTCGGCATCAGGAAACGGGAGTAGTGGGTTTCGAACTCCAGCTCCAGCGCGTTCTCCAGCCCGAACTGCTGCTGCAGCTGTTGCCGCCACCAGGCGTTGACCCGTTGCACCAGCGCCCGGCCGATCTGCGCCGCCTGTTGCTCGTCATGCGGCTGTTTCAGCCACACGAAGGTGGAGTCGGTATCGCCGTAAATTACCTGGTAGCCTTCGGCTTCGATCAGCTCGCGGGTTTGCCGCATGATCTCGTGGCCACGCAGGGTGATCGACGACGCCAGCCGCGGATCGAAGAAGCGGCAGCCGCTCGATCCCAGCACGCCATACAGCGCGTTCATGATGATTTTCAGCGCCTGCGACAGGGGCTTGTTGTGCTGGCGTTTGGCGGCCTCGCGGCCCTGCCAGATCTGCTCGACGATCGCCGGCAGGCAGTGTTTGCTGCGCGAGAAGCGGGCGTTGCGAAAGCCGGGCACCGAGTCGGCGTCGCCTGGATGGCGCATGCCCTCCACCAGCCCGACCGGATCGATCAGGAAGGTGCGGATGATCGACGGGTACAGGCTTTTATAGTCCAGCACCAGCACCGAGTCGTACAGGCCGGGCCGCGAATCCATCACGAAGCCGCCGGGGCTGTGCTCCTCCGGCTGTTCGCCGAGGTTGGGGGCGACAAAGCCCAGGCGATGCATACGCGGCATATAGAGGTGGCTGAAGGCCGCCACCGAGCCGCCGCTGCGATCGGCCGCCAGCCCGGTGACGGTGGCGCGCTCCAGCAGGAAGTTCAGCAGATCGGCCTTGGCGAAGATGCGCGTCACCAACTCGCAGTCCTTCAGGTTGTAGCGGGCCAGCGCCGGCTTGTCTTCAGCGAAGCGCCGGTCGATCTCCGCCATGCGCTGATAAGGGTTGTCGATCGCCTTGCCTTCACCCAACAGTTCCTGTGAAACGTATTCCAGGCTGAAGGAGGGAAAGTTCCAGGTGGCGGATTTCAGCGCTTCGATGCCGTCGATGATCAGCCGGCCGGCGGCGGCGGCGAAAAAGTGGTTCTGTTTGAAGCCGTGCTCGCGCCACTCCAGCAGGTTGCCGCCGCGCCCCAGCCGCAGCGGGATCTGGTAGCGCTCGGCGTGCTTTTGCAGCACCCGCAGATCGAACTGCACCAGGTTCCAGCCGATGATGGCGTCGGGATCGTGGCGTTCCAGCCAGGCGTTCAACCGTTCCAGCAGTTGGGGGCGGCTGGCGCAATATTCCAGATCGAAATCCAGCGGCTCATCGCCGCCGTTGGCCGGCCCCAGCATGTACACCTGCCGCTGGCCGCAGCCTTCCAGCGCGATGGAGTAAAGTTCGCCGTGGGCGGTGGTCTCGATATCCAGCGATACCAGCTTGAGCGTTGGGCG is part of the Serratia surfactantfaciens genome and encodes:
- the rapA gene encoding RNA polymerase-associated protein RapA, whose amino-acid sequence is MPFTLGQRWISDTESELGLGTVVALDARMITLLFPATGENRLYARNDSPITRVMFNPGDTVSSHEGWQLQVEEVKEENGLLTYIGTRLDTQESGVAMREVLLDSKLTFSKPQDRLFAGQIDRMDRFALRFRARKYQSEQYRLPFAGLRGMRASLIPHQLHIAHEVGQRHAPRVLLADEVGLGKTIEAGMIIHQQLLAGRAERVLIVVPETLQHQWLVEMMRRFNLYFSLFDDSRYAEAKLDSSNPFETEQLVICSLDFVRRNKQRLEELADAQWDLLVVDEAHHLAWSEEAPSREYQVIEQLAEHIPGVLLLTATPEQLGQQSHFARLRLLDPNRFHDYGEFVAEQQKYRPVADAVTLLLSGERLADDKLNLLGELIDEQDIEPLLKAANSEGDNAEQARQELVSMLMDRHGTSRVLFRNTRNGVKGFPHRNLHQIKLPLPTQYQTAIKVSGIMGAKKSVEARARDMLYPEQIYQEFEGENATWWNFDPRVEWLLDYLLANRNEKVLVICAKADTALQLEQVLREREAIRAAVFHEGLSIIERDRAAAYFASEEEGAQVLLCSEIGSEGRNFQFASQLVMFDLPFNPDLLEQRIGRLDRIGQMHDIQIMVPYLEHTAQAVLGRWFHEGLDAFEHTCPTGRTIYDSCYEQLIGFLAAPTEQEGLDEFIHACRQQHDQLKAQLEQGRDRLLEMHSNGGDKAQALAAAIAEQDNDVNLVGFALNLFDIVGINQEDRSDNLIVLTPSDHMLVPDFPGLPQDGCTVTFDRDQALSREDAQFVSWEHPIIRNGLDLILSGDTGSCAVSLLKNKALPVGTLLVELVYVVEAQAPKHLQLTRFLPPTPIRMLMDRKGTNLAAQVEFESFNRQLNAVNRHTSSKLVNAVQQDVHAMLQQAESLVEAQARTLIEQAKQEADDKLSAELTRLEALKAVNPNIRDDEVETLEFNRRQVLANLNEAGWRLDAIRLVVVTHQ
- the djlA gene encoding co-chaperone DjlA, producing the protein MQYWGKLLGVIVAIWSGAGFWGVVLGLIIGHMIDTARSNKRSRGFFTDQQTRQTLFFRTTFQVMGHLTKSKGRVTEADIQIASLFMDRLQLHGEARTAAQQAFREGKQSQFPLRETLQQFRSICFGRFDLIRMFLEIQIQAAFADGSLHPNERQVLYVIAEELGISRAQFDQFLSMMEGGRQFGGGQQGGYSQGGYQQAQRGPTLDDACKVLGVNSSDDAATIKRAYRKLMSEHHPDKLVAKGLPPQMMEMAKQKAQEIQAAYDLIKREKGFK
- a CDS encoding DNA polymerase II, producing MTALQQGFLLTRHWRDTPTGTEVEFWLATDAGPRQLRLSPQTSVAFIPAEHRQRAELLLREERQVELKPLALTDFHHRPMLGLYCRQHRQLIKLEKLLREGGVAVYEADIRPPERYLMERFITAPVWFNGNPNGGGLLLNGQMKPAPEYRPTLKLVSLDIETTAHGELYSIALEGCGQRQVYMLGPANGGDEPLDFDLEYCASRPQLLERLNAWLERHDPDAIIGWNLVQFDLRVLQKHAERYQIPLRLGRGGNLLEWREHGFKQNHFFAAAAGRLIIDGIEALKSATWNFPSFSLEYVSQELLGEGKAIDNPYQRMAEIDRRFAEDKPALARYNLKDCELVTRIFAKADLLNFLLERATVTGLAADRSGGSVAAFSHLYMPRMHRLGFVAPNLGEQPEEHSPGGFVMDSRPGLYDSVLVLDYKSLYPSIIRTFLIDPVGLVEGMRHPGDADSVPGFRNARFSRSKHCLPAIVEQIWQGREAAKRQHNKPLSQALKIIMNALYGVLGSSGCRFFDPRLASSITLRGHEIMRQTRELIEAEGYQVIYGDTDSTFVWLKQPHDEQQAAQIGRALVQRVNAWWRQQLQQQFGLENALELEFETHYSRFLMPTIRGAEQGSKKRYAGLIARADGEEEMVYKGLETVRTDWTPLAQQFQQQLYQRIFKRQPYQDYVRDYVGKTLNGDFDDQLVYRKRLRRKLDDYQRNVPPHARAARIADDYNRQQGRPLQYQNGGWISYVMTVAGPEPLETRHSPIDYQHYLERQLQPVADAILPFLHDDFTTLVTGQMGLF
- the lptD gene encoding LPS assembly protein LptD — its product is MKKSFPTLLATMIWTALYSQHALADLAEQCMLGVPVYDKPLVSGDPNSQPVTINADDSRADYPKSALFSGNVRVEQGNSTLTAKEVELNQTQNPGQTEPVRTVTATGDVHYSDNQIKLKGPKAWSNLNTKDTDVYEGDYQMVGRQGRGDADKMKMRGANRYTILENGTFTSCLPGDDSWSVVGSEVIHDREEQVAEVWNARFRIGGVPVFYSPYLQLPVGDKRRSGFLIPNAKYGSNNGFEFMLPYYWNIAPNYDATITPHYMSKRGLQWQTEFRYLVQPGLGLMELDWLPKDREYGKDNDDSKRWLFYWNHNGVMDQVWRFNVDYTKVSDYKYFTDLDSKYGSTTDGYATQKFSLGYANENWNATLSSKQFQIFDNTDRTWSQTYKVQPQLDLNYYKNDLGPFDFHIYGQAAKFTSVNPYSPDATRLHMEPTLNLPLTNGWASLNTEAKVMATHYQQDIPDGFAANYQSRKGAAAPDLDDSVNRVLPQFKVDGKLVFERPMIWAEGATQTLEPRVQYLYVPYRDQSNIYTYDTTLLQTDYSGLFRDRTYSGLDRIASQNRVSTGLTTRIYDDALVERFNASVGQIYYFSRSRTGDQMTSFDNNDNTGSVAWAGDTYWKIDDRWGLRGGLQYDTRLSSVSLGNGVVEYRQDAERVVQLNYRYATPEYIQTALNTKTVPAFQDGISQVGITGSWPIADRWAVVGAYYYDTRAKQSADQLVGLKYNTCCWAVTLGYERKITDWNTSNNTSVYDNRVSFNVELRGLSSDHSLGSAEMLRSGILPYQRAF
- the rluA gene encoding bifunctional tRNA pseudouridine(32) synthase/23S rRNA pseudouridine(746) synthase RluA, with protein sequence MEPYNPPQDPLHILYQDEHIMVVNKPSGLLSVPGRAPENKDSLMTRIQADHPAAESVHRLDMATSGVIVVALNKAAERELKRQFREREPKKSYIARVWGHMEHDEGLVDLPLICDWPNRPLQKVCFDTGKAAQTEYLVLSRDADGSTRVKLTPITGRSHQLRVHMLALGHPILGDGFYAPPEAKAMAPRLQLHAQELRITHPAFQTPMHFRAEPDF